The Caulifigura coniformis genome includes a region encoding these proteins:
- a CDS encoding AsmA-like C-terminal region-containing protein — protein sequence MIRGILRCSLFIGMVGFVAAAIGAHALWRKTDKMVEAALLRQIQERVPDWDLTFESAKADWSGKVRVKGIILNGSDGRTLFEAPELILELDMDLLLQSQKVLVKRARITDPLIRLRCADAANWKDLTTWNCNLPSPRPSETAPPDLIVENAAVLVQMASADGAATSEFRAAGIRVAAVPDSRHGYTTDIEGQVQHVGRIELRAGADFAHGSLAVKGRCDKIDLNGIVQTILGVSPAARDQVATLSALNERARRNRAVRLASAGEAEPVLEPAISTGNTLEDLGLHADLSVEFNASRRKKGEPLAYSLIAEVRDGQVTNPNIPAPLYGLKGHVAINQDGLVVRNLMASNGDRRLNIDGHWEFQGTRPERRFTFQASELSIGPEVRSYLPAPLQVRYDQLEPEGKFKIDVEYNSAFEGVPIKLRELSVVDGSVKHELFPYHVGSIRGGVRQEGSRFELEFYGQANGRPVTLKGVLGAMSADASLTLDINVTQLPIDTQLLRAFSDSKQPALVKLYPVLESLKASGVADWDIHLHKPEGAGRKFVLSSLTGKVSRGTLNYERFPYYIRDVTGVIEFDRSVADTWMFRTLRGVHASDQGVTQVSGEGSFALQPAPGQLELVFTALTLPLDIDLQSASVRALPEMSKAWEELAPSGSADIHEMEIHWSPGRPAQVVLPSIQLKNVRIKPKHLPYAWEHLNCAAKWNGERVIVRSLQAYHDQTYLNIDSGGRDDQDFAYFEIVKGASPGWRLHLQELTVKKLLIDDELRSALPKAVRDIATHANPTNPFDLKLGIDMKGALNSEVVTAHWTTEATLQGGNITLGVPMQNVRGVIGITSGKFDGETVSAVGSAAFEQATILDLPFTDLQSPFQVEGAQVSVGAPAWSSMKPSQVKPRFAGRSLKAAVYGGRVSLDATANIDPLNQERSSYALQLNVEDVQLQAIARANQWRERLFGEIRGFVSLRGVGSDPMKIVTDDRTKNWVQIQPARLLDLPVFVKLFQFLSFNPGENFMFNSASGEFSIKNAQFNFSSIALDGTSISLAGSGTVGYITQALDLQFITQARSRVAILKPIVEALGGGWMAISVRGTTDNPVVTQSTQVPIVTPAIQKLRETVERGQAGRPMGRTAVR from the coding sequence ATGATCCGCGGAATTCTCCGCTGCTCACTGTTCATCGGCATGGTCGGCTTCGTAGCGGCCGCGATCGGCGCTCATGCTCTGTGGCGCAAGACCGACAAGATGGTCGAGGCGGCGCTGCTGCGGCAGATCCAGGAACGGGTTCCCGATTGGGACCTGACCTTCGAAAGCGCGAAGGCCGACTGGAGTGGAAAGGTCCGGGTGAAGGGGATCATCCTCAACGGCTCCGACGGGCGAACCCTGTTCGAAGCACCGGAGCTCATCCTCGAACTCGACATGGACCTGCTGCTGCAATCGCAGAAGGTCCTGGTGAAGCGGGCGAGGATCACCGACCCGCTCATCCGCCTGAGGTGCGCAGATGCGGCGAACTGGAAAGACCTGACCACCTGGAACTGTAACCTCCCGAGCCCCCGTCCTTCCGAAACGGCTCCGCCCGACCTGATCGTCGAGAACGCGGCCGTGCTCGTCCAGATGGCCTCGGCCGACGGCGCCGCCACGAGCGAGTTTCGCGCGGCCGGCATTCGCGTCGCGGCCGTTCCCGACTCGCGACACGGATACACGACCGACATCGAGGGGCAGGTCCAGCACGTCGGCCGGATCGAACTCCGCGCCGGGGCCGACTTCGCTCATGGCTCGCTGGCGGTGAAGGGCCGCTGCGACAAGATCGACCTGAACGGAATCGTGCAGACGATTCTGGGCGTCTCTCCTGCGGCCCGCGACCAGGTGGCGACCCTGTCGGCGTTGAACGAACGCGCGCGGCGGAATCGGGCGGTCCGGCTCGCGAGCGCTGGTGAAGCCGAGCCGGTCCTCGAACCGGCGATCTCGACGGGAAACACGCTCGAAGACCTCGGCCTGCACGCCGACCTGAGCGTCGAGTTCAACGCGTCCCGCAGGAAGAAGGGAGAGCCGCTGGCCTACTCGCTCATCGCCGAAGTGCGCGACGGGCAGGTGACCAATCCCAACATCCCCGCCCCGCTGTACGGTCTCAAGGGACATGTGGCCATCAACCAGGACGGCCTCGTGGTCCGCAACCTGATGGCCTCGAATGGCGATCGCAGGCTCAACATCGACGGTCACTGGGAGTTTCAGGGAACGCGGCCGGAACGGCGTTTCACGTTCCAGGCCAGCGAACTCAGCATCGGACCGGAAGTCCGCTCCTACCTTCCCGCGCCGCTGCAGGTGCGCTACGACCAGCTGGAGCCGGAAGGGAAGTTCAAGATCGACGTCGAGTACAACTCGGCCTTCGAAGGCGTGCCCATCAAGCTGCGGGAGCTGTCGGTTGTCGATGGGTCGGTGAAGCACGAATTGTTTCCGTACCATGTCGGTTCGATCCGCGGCGGCGTGCGTCAGGAAGGTTCGCGGTTCGAGCTCGAGTTCTACGGGCAGGCGAACGGGCGGCCCGTCACGCTCAAAGGGGTTCTCGGCGCGATGTCGGCCGACGCGTCGCTCACCCTGGATATCAACGTCACGCAGTTGCCGATCGATACCCAGCTGCTGCGGGCCTTTTCCGATTCCAAGCAGCCGGCGCTCGTGAAGCTCTACCCGGTGCTCGAATCGCTCAAGGCCAGCGGCGTGGCCGACTGGGACATCCACCTGCACAAGCCCGAAGGTGCGGGACGGAAGTTCGTGCTCTCGAGCCTGACCGGGAAAGTCTCCCGCGGGACGCTCAACTACGAACGCTTCCCGTACTACATCAGGGATGTCACGGGAGTGATCGAGTTCGATCGGTCGGTGGCCGACACCTGGATGTTCCGGACCCTGCGGGGCGTCCATGCCTCCGATCAGGGGGTCACCCAGGTGTCCGGCGAAGGCTCGTTCGCCCTTCAGCCGGCCCCCGGTCAGCTGGAACTCGTCTTCACGGCCCTGACGCTGCCCCTGGACATCGACCTGCAGTCGGCCTCGGTCCGGGCGCTGCCGGAAATGAGTAAGGCCTGGGAAGAACTCGCCCCGAGCGGCTCGGCCGACATCCACGAAATGGAGATCCACTGGAGCCCGGGGCGGCCGGCCCAGGTCGTCCTTCCGAGCATTCAGTTGAAGAATGTGCGGATCAAGCCGAAGCACCTTCCCTATGCCTGGGAGCATCTCAACTGCGCGGCGAAGTGGAATGGGGAGCGTGTGATCGTGCGCAGCCTGCAGGCCTACCACGACCAGACCTACCTCAACATCGATTCCGGCGGGCGGGATGACCAGGACTTCGCCTACTTCGAAATCGTGAAGGGTGCCTCGCCCGGGTGGCGGCTCCACCTTCAGGAACTCACGGTCAAGAAGCTGTTGATCGACGACGAACTGCGAAGCGCGCTTCCGAAGGCGGTGCGAGACATCGCCACACACGCCAATCCGACGAATCCGTTCGATCTGAAGCTCGGAATCGACATGAAAGGCGCGCTCAACAGCGAGGTGGTGACGGCCCACTGGACGACCGAAGCGACGCTGCAGGGAGGAAACATCACGCTCGGAGTGCCGATGCAGAACGTCCGCGGCGTGATCGGAATCACCAGCGGCAAGTTCGACGGGGAAACCGTTTCGGCCGTTGGCTCGGCGGCGTTCGAGCAGGCGACGATCCTGGATCTTCCGTTTACCGACCTGCAGTCGCCCTTTCAGGTCGAAGGGGCGCAGGTCTCGGTGGGAGCTCCCGCATGGAGCAGCATGAAGCCGAGCCAGGTGAAGCCCCGGTTCGCCGGGCGCTCGTTGAAGGCGGCGGTTTACGGCGGACGTGTCTCACTCGATGCCACAGCCAATATCGATCCGCTGAATCAGGAACGGTCGAGCTACGCCCTGCAGCTCAATGTCGAAGACGTGCAGCTCCAGGCCATCGCCCGGGCCAACCAATGGCGTGAGCGATTGTTCGGCGAGATTCGGGGCTTCGTCAGCCTCCGCGGCGTCGGCTCGGATCCCATGAAGATCGTGACGGATGACCGCACCAAGAACTGGGTCCAGATCCAGCCGGCCCGCCTGCTCGACCTGCCGGTCTTCGTCAAGCTGTTCCAGTTCCTCTCGTTCAACCCGGGCGAGAACTTCATGTTCAACAGCGCGTCCGGGGAGTTCAGCATCAAGAACGCCCAGTTCAACTTCTCCAGCATCGCGCTTGATGGAACGAGCATCAGCCTCGCCGGCAGCGGCACGGTCGGCTACATCACCCAGGCGCTCGACCTGCAGTTCATCACGCAGGCCCGCAGCCGGGTCGCGATCCTGAAGCCGATCGTCGAAGCGCTCGGCGGCGGGTGGATGGCGATCAGCGTCCGTGGAACGACGGACAATCCGGTCGTCACTCAGTCGACCCAGGTTCCGATCGTGACGCCCGCGATCCAGAAGCTGCGGGAGACCGTCGAACGGGGACAGGCGGGCCGGCCGATGGGCCGAACGGCCGTCCGCTGA
- a CDS encoding glycosyltransferase family 2 protein, producing MRTAIVMAQHGQPQLTIACLQTLRRHHGDEPPVVLVDDGSPPGDLEQVLAAAIANLQIVRRPHRGVTAAWNAGAACCTADVLIFLNNDVITTGPWADRLADLLVDRRIAVAGVERRRERHVSPEVLSRLPTGEFAAGWCFAVRRSDFEAIHSYRSALRLYFSDTDLQSRLLVRGGTGGEGIAAVPLPLKHLGHATTSACTTRHAQWQADRRRFQRLWKRGGSKRQACR from the coding sequence ATGCGAACAGCGATCGTGATGGCGCAGCATGGGCAACCGCAGCTGACGATCGCCTGCCTGCAGACGCTCCGCAGGCATCACGGGGACGAGCCGCCTGTCGTGCTGGTGGATGACGGCAGTCCGCCCGGCGATCTGGAACAGGTGCTGGCAGCGGCGATTGCGAATCTCCAGATCGTCCGGCGGCCCCATCGGGGAGTGACGGCGGCATGGAATGCGGGGGCGGCGTGCTGCACGGCCGATGTCCTGATCTTCCTCAACAACGACGTCATCACCACCGGCCCCTGGGCCGACAGGCTTGCGGACCTGCTCGTTGACCGCCGCATTGCGGTCGCAGGCGTCGAGCGCCGGAGGGAGCGACACGTTTCGCCCGAGGTGCTGTCCAGGCTGCCCACCGGGGAATTCGCTGCCGGATGGTGCTTTGCTGTTCGGCGCAGCGATTTCGAAGCGATTCATAGCTACCGCTCGGCGCTGCGCCTGTACTTCTCGGACACCGATCTGCAGTCGCGGCTGCTCGTTCGGGGCGGAACCGGTGGGGAGGGGATCGCGGCGGTTCCATTGCCGCTGAAGCATCTGGGTCATGCCACCACTTCGGCCTGCACGACCCGCCACGCGCAGTGGCAGGCCGATCGTCGCCGGTTCCAGCGGTTGTGGAAACGCGGCGGAAGCAAACGTCAGGCCTGCCGATGA
- a CDS encoding cupin domain-containing protein, with protein sequence MAIPHAQPGQVIDVRPLGPALATARTTTLLKTPGLEVIRLVLPAGKVLSQHIAPGAITVHCLEGKLLFTAAGQTHELTAGRMLYLDAKEPHSVECVEEASFLLTIVLPRD encoded by the coding sequence ATGGCGATTCCGCACGCACAGCCGGGGCAGGTAATCGATGTTCGTCCGCTGGGACCGGCTCTCGCCACGGCCAGAACGACCACACTGCTCAAAACGCCTGGCCTGGAGGTGATTCGCCTCGTGTTGCCGGCAGGTAAGGTTCTCAGCCAGCACATCGCCCCTGGCGCAATCACGGTGCACTGCCTGGAAGGTAAGCTGTTGTTCACCGCCGCTGGCCAGACTCACGAGCTGACGGCCGGCCGGATGCTGTACCTGGACGCGAAAGAACCGCACTCGGTTGAGTGCGTCGAAGAGGCTTCGTTCCTGCTGACGATCGTGTTGCCCCGCGACTGA
- a CDS encoding gamma-glutamyl-gamma-aminobutyrate hydrolase family protein, whose amino-acid sequence MCAKPLIGINADFRPANKKDSVPFTWINTGYYDSISASGGVPVIIPPVAEDADLKQILQTLDGVVLTGCKLDLDPVNLGLERHPSTRPMPARREDFDRRLARFCRDMKVPTLAIGVGMQELNVVCGGTIFQHVPEDVMKSLHHRDPVESCLRHVIEIVPETLMDQVYGPGEIRVNSDHHMAVDQCAPMFRVSSTSMDGVIESYESMEDDWWVMGVQFHPENQSASALDLQVFEVFLQGCKEQAHREMPTLSFETARRAAA is encoded by the coding sequence ATGTGTGCCAAGCCTCTGATTGGAATCAACGCGGATTTTCGTCCTGCCAACAAGAAGGACTCCGTTCCTTTCACCTGGATTAACACGGGCTACTACGACAGCATTTCGGCGTCCGGCGGCGTGCCGGTGATCATTCCTCCGGTGGCGGAAGACGCGGACCTCAAGCAGATCCTGCAGACGCTGGACGGAGTGGTGCTCACGGGCTGCAAGCTCGACCTGGACCCGGTGAACCTCGGACTCGAGCGGCATCCTTCGACCCGTCCGATGCCCGCCCGCCGCGAAGACTTCGATCGCCGGCTGGCCCGCTTCTGCCGCGACATGAAAGTTCCCACGCTGGCCATCGGCGTCGGCATGCAGGAACTCAACGTCGTTTGCGGCGGCACGATCTTCCAGCACGTTCCGGAAGACGTGATGAAGTCGCTGCACCACCGCGACCCGGTGGAGAGCTGCCTGCGGCACGTCATCGAGATCGTCCCGGAAACTCTGATGGACCAGGTCTACGGACCGGGTGAAATCCGCGTGAACAGCGACCACCACATGGCCGTCGACCAGTGTGCTCCGATGTTCCGCGTTTCCTCCACCTCGATGGACGGCGTGATCGAATCGTACGAATCGATGGAGGACGACTGGTGGGTGATGGGCGTCCAGTTCCACCCCGAGAACCAGTCCGCCTCGGCCCTCGACCTGCAGGTGTTCGAAGTGTTCCTCCAGGGGTGCAAGGAACAGGCTCACCGCGAAATGCCGACGCTGTCGTTCGAGACGGCCCGGCGGGCTGCGGCGTAA
- a CDS encoding AAA family ATPase, whose product MNSEWLRLIRNLEDNIGQALFGKPEVIRLAIVALLSEGHLLIEDAPGVGKTSLAKAIAQSLSAKFVRLQFTPDMLPSDILGSSVFLPNRGEFEFRKGPIFTQVLLADEINRTSPRTQSALLEAMMERQVSVEGVTHQLERPFFVLATQNPYEFEGTYPLPENQLDRFTLCLQIGYPERAFERQTLVSHREGEPVDKLKPAMSVAELVQLQQASRAVRIDPSINDYILDIVDATRRHSELILGTSTRGAITLYRAVQAAALTEGRDYAVPDDVKRLAVPVLAHRVQPAGMIREGQRKRAQQVIRQILGEVRPPQ is encoded by the coding sequence GTGAATTCTGAGTGGCTCAGGCTGATTCGCAACCTCGAGGACAACATTGGCCAGGCGTTGTTTGGCAAGCCCGAGGTGATCCGTCTGGCGATTGTCGCGCTGCTGTCGGAAGGCCACCTGCTGATCGAGGATGCGCCGGGCGTCGGGAAGACGTCGCTGGCCAAGGCGATCGCACAGAGCCTCAGCGCCAAGTTCGTCCGCCTGCAGTTCACTCCCGACATGCTTCCCAGCGACATCCTGGGATCGTCGGTGTTCCTGCCGAACCGGGGCGAGTTCGAGTTCCGCAAAGGACCGATCTTCACGCAGGTCCTGCTGGCGGACGAAATCAACCGCACCTCGCCGCGGACGCAAAGCGCCCTGCTCGAAGCGATGATGGAGCGGCAGGTCTCGGTGGAAGGCGTCACGCACCAGCTCGAACGGCCGTTCTTCGTTCTCGCAACCCAGAACCCGTACGAGTTCGAAGGGACGTATCCGCTTCCCGAGAACCAGCTCGATCGTTTCACACTCTGCCTGCAGATCGGTTACCCCGAGCGGGCCTTCGAGCGGCAGACGCTGGTCTCCCATCGGGAAGGGGAGCCGGTCGACAAACTGAAGCCGGCAATGAGCGTGGCTGAACTGGTTCAACTGCAGCAGGCCTCCCGCGCTGTGCGCATCGATCCCTCGATCAACGACTACATCCTGGACATCGTGGATGCGACGCGGCGGCATTCGGAGCTGATTCTCGGCACCAGCACCCGCGGCGCGATCACGCTGTACCGCGCCGTCCAGGCGGCCGCGCTGACGGAAGGCCGCGACTATGCCGTTCCCGACGACGTGAAGCGGCTGGCGGTTCCGGTGCTGGCTCACCGCGTGCAGCCGGCGGGAATGATCCGCGAAGGTCAGCGCAAGCGGGCTCAGCAGGTGATTCGCCAGATTCTCGGCGAAGTGCGTCCGCCGCAATAA
- a CDS encoding glycosyltransferase: protein MKLLQVCNVGRIVGGTAACAWSITRAFPDIEHHVAFLSPISEETDAAFGGSRLLHCERISNSLVRDLGCEAVILHNTAQGRVEPIEAAWTLQYVHSKGTRAAADCTRYCSSWLAKACLGDRATADDVLYQCVPRPVGSLRREVHCRPLVVGRICTPTTAKWPASLTDFYADLAARLPWVWWEFVGCPAEFEPALHGSCNGRAAFHPAGWSARSHLARWDALLYHHPSMTESFGRVVAEAMRAGCVPIVDARGGFLEQVTPASGEVCASTTEFAEALGRLSEDGRRLAMAAEARRRGDELFSLASFRERLLRLWRSCENPALRYKVAVGGHKLRSPSPVASFPRSRGNGVFESDDRPAQSQYTRRF, encoded by the coding sequence ATGAAGCTTCTGCAGGTCTGCAACGTGGGCCGCATCGTTGGAGGAACGGCGGCCTGTGCCTGGTCGATCACTCGCGCCTTTCCGGACATCGAACACCATGTCGCGTTTCTCTCTCCGATCAGCGAAGAGACGGATGCGGCTTTTGGTGGCTCACGCCTGTTGCACTGCGAGCGGATCTCGAACTCGCTTGTCCGCGATCTGGGATGCGAGGCGGTGATCCTGCACAACACGGCACAAGGCCGTGTTGAACCGATCGAAGCCGCCTGGACGTTGCAGTACGTCCATTCAAAAGGGACGCGCGCGGCGGCTGATTGCACACGGTATTGCTCGTCGTGGCTGGCGAAGGCGTGCCTCGGCGACCGAGCCACGGCGGACGATGTGCTCTATCAATGTGTCCCCCGCCCGGTCGGTTCTTTGAGGCGCGAGGTTCATTGTCGGCCGCTGGTCGTCGGCCGGATCTGCACGCCGACGACGGCGAAATGGCCGGCGTCTCTCACTGATTTCTACGCCGACCTCGCGGCCCGGCTCCCCTGGGTATGGTGGGAGTTCGTCGGTTGTCCGGCGGAGTTCGAACCGGCCCTGCATGGTTCGTGCAACGGCAGGGCGGCGTTCCACCCGGCCGGATGGAGTGCGCGGTCGCACCTGGCGCGCTGGGATGCACTTCTGTACCACCACCCTTCGATGACCGAGTCGTTTGGGCGGGTGGTTGCGGAAGCGATGCGGGCGGGCTGCGTTCCGATCGTCGATGCTCGCGGTGGATTCCTGGAACAGGTCACTCCAGCCTCGGGCGAGGTGTGCGCATCAACAACGGAGTTCGCCGAGGCCCTGGGGAGGCTGAGTGAAGACGGCCGCCGGCTCGCAATGGCCGCCGAGGCGCGGCGGCGGGGAGACGAGTTGTTCTCCCTGGCGTCGTTTCGGGAGCGGCTTCTGAGGCTTTGGCGAAGCTGCGAAAACCCCGCGCTGCGATATAAAGTCGCAGTGGGTGGTCACAAACTGCGCAGTCCGTCTCCCGTGGCAAGTTTTCCCCGGTCCCGAGGGAACGGCGTCTTTGAGAGCGACGACCGCCCGGCGCAGAGTCAGTATACTCGGCGGTTTTGA
- a CDS encoding transaldolase family protein produces the protein MTPLESLVACGTKLWLDSVDPDLVIENRQFGATGATSNPIIISDLIKTGRFDAELRDLMKELPSDDDVAWQLTDKLVRRAQEVFAKVHETTHGNDGYVSFELDPLLEDPACPLSVADKARRYVELGAKWHKGRVNRMIKVPATPAGLAALEDLAAAGVPLNVTLIFSQRQYQAARDAIWRGAQKRGDFKAFKSVYSIFVSRIDVYTAKQVPTLSPAAQGLVGIVNAQRLWAENAEFWKDKKLPLQQEIIFASTGVKSDKDPADKYVAALAGADIQTNPPATNAAIQKMPAKTFQRMVDKLPPKEVLADIDAKVDFQKLEETLMEEGLKKFADPQKALVALIGEKRSSLR, from the coding sequence ATGACGCCGCTCGAATCCCTCGTCGCCTGCGGAACGAAACTCTGGCTCGACAGCGTCGATCCCGACCTCGTCATCGAGAACCGTCAGTTCGGCGCGACGGGCGCCACCTCGAACCCAATCATTATTTCCGACCTCATCAAGACCGGCCGGTTCGACGCCGAACTGCGCGACCTGATGAAAGAGCTTCCAAGCGACGATGACGTCGCCTGGCAGCTGACGGACAAGCTCGTCCGCCGCGCCCAGGAAGTGTTTGCCAAGGTTCATGAAACGACCCATGGCAATGATGGATATGTGAGCTTCGAGCTCGACCCGCTGCTGGAGGACCCGGCCTGCCCGCTCTCCGTCGCCGACAAGGCCCGGCGCTATGTGGAACTCGGGGCCAAGTGGCACAAAGGGCGCGTGAACCGCATGATCAAGGTTCCGGCGACGCCGGCCGGCCTCGCCGCGCTCGAAGATCTCGCCGCGGCCGGCGTGCCGCTCAATGTCACCCTCATTTTCTCGCAGCGGCAGTACCAGGCCGCGCGCGACGCCATCTGGCGCGGCGCTCAGAAGCGCGGGGACTTCAAGGCGTTCAAGTCGGTCTACAGCATCTTCGTCAGCCGAATTGACGTGTACACGGCCAAGCAGGTTCCCACGCTCAGCCCGGCCGCCCAGGGATTGGTCGGCATCGTCAACGCGCAGCGCCTGTGGGCCGAGAATGCGGAATTCTGGAAGGACAAGAAGCTCCCGCTGCAGCAGGAGATCATCTTCGCCAGTACCGGCGTGAAGAGCGATAAGGACCCGGCGGACAAATATGTCGCGGCGCTGGCCGGTGCAGACATCCAGACCAATCCGCCGGCGACGAACGCCGCGATCCAGAAGATGCCGGCCAAAACATTCCAGCGAATGGTGGACAAGCTGCCGCCGAAGGAAGTTCTGGCCGACATCGATGCCAAGGTCGATTTCCAGAAGCTCGAAGAGACGCTGATGGAAGAGGGCCTGAAGAAGTTTGCTGATCCCCAGAAGGCGCTTGTCGCGCTGATCGGGGAAAAGCGGTCGTCTCTGCGTTAA
- a CDS encoding glycosyltransferase family 39 protein → MDRGGWSWRLALVLAIAFTARAGAAIAIDARVPRNPPGQDLIPGDAAGYWHLADNLAEGREYADYTPPRRVMRMPGFPAVLALSFVTFGKSPLAARLLLSAVAALGCWLVYLLGRRLFDVRTALLAAAITAVLPTFVAFSPLFLSETVFAVTLVASLIPAASLLKGLGDQKASSGKLLCQAGICGALISLACYMRPSWLLWAPFVALCAIVAGRARPITWGVAAVLGATTFLTLLPWAVRNQRVTGHFVLTTLWMGPSLYDGLNPNATGDSEMSFFDRENLLATMSEYEMNEEYARRAKEFAKNNPLRALELGFIKLARYWKPWPNAGQFNNWTAWIAVLASSIPLFAGTLLGIWKGRPGWIPLVLCLGPVLYFAAIHSVFVGSIRYRLPAEYPMSLLAAAGLFATFGKRPNPES, encoded by the coding sequence ATGGATCGCGGCGGATGGAGTTGGCGATTGGCGCTGGTGTTGGCAATCGCCTTCACCGCACGCGCCGGCGCGGCCATCGCGATCGACGCACGCGTTCCCCGCAATCCGCCCGGGCAAGACCTCATTCCCGGCGACGCCGCAGGCTACTGGCACCTGGCGGACAATCTCGCGGAAGGTCGCGAGTACGCCGACTACACCCCGCCGCGACGCGTGATGCGCATGCCAGGCTTCCCGGCCGTGCTGGCGCTTTCATTCGTGACGTTCGGGAAATCCCCCCTGGCAGCACGACTGTTGCTCTCGGCTGTCGCCGCCCTGGGCTGCTGGCTCGTCTATCTCCTCGGGCGACGCCTGTTCGACGTACGCACGGCGCTCCTCGCGGCTGCGATCACCGCCGTGCTGCCGACGTTCGTCGCGTTCTCACCACTGTTTCTTTCCGAGACCGTCTTCGCCGTGACACTGGTCGCCAGCCTGATTCCGGCCGCATCGCTGCTGAAGGGCCTCGGCGATCAGAAGGCGTCTTCTGGCAAACTGCTCTGCCAAGCCGGCATCTGTGGCGCACTGATCAGCCTGGCGTGTTACATGCGTCCGAGCTGGCTGTTGTGGGCCCCATTCGTCGCCCTGTGCGCGATCGTCGCGGGGCGGGCCAGGCCGATCACATGGGGCGTTGCGGCCGTCCTCGGCGCAACGACGTTCCTGACGCTTCTGCCCTGGGCCGTTCGCAACCAGCGGGTCACGGGACACTTCGTACTGACCACGCTCTGGATGGGCCCCAGCCTGTACGACGGCCTGAACCCCAATGCCACCGGCGACAGCGAGATGAGCTTCTTCGATCGCGAGAACCTGCTTGCGACGATGTCTGAATACGAGATGAACGAGGAGTATGCGCGGCGGGCGAAGGAATTCGCGAAAAACAACCCCCTCCGCGCCCTCGAGCTCGGGTTCATCAAGCTGGCCCGGTACTGGAAGCCCTGGCCCAATGCGGGCCAGTTCAACAACTGGACCGCGTGGATCGCAGTGCTCGCGTCGTCCATTCCCCTGTTTGCTGGCACGCTGCTGGGGATCTGGAAAGGGCGGCCCGGATGGATTCCTCTGGTGCTGTGCCTGGGCCCGGTCCTGTACTTCGCGGCGATTCACTCCGTTTTCGTCGGCTCGATCCGCTACCGCCTCCCGGCGGAGTATCCCATGAGTCTCCTCGCCGCGGCCGGCCTGTTCGCCACCTTCGGCAAACGCCCGAATCCTGAATCCTGA
- a CDS encoding Gfo/Idh/MocA family protein → MSLGPQFAADLKFPEEEGAFKKVGIIGLDTSHSVAFSKEFNSVILPNPKDPTAPKTPTFAPQAKELQGFRVTAAYPKGSNDIEGSVSRVPGYTKDVLAQNVKIVNSIEELLKDVDYVLLESNDGRPHLEQILPVLKARKPVFVDKPIAGSLADAIAIYELARHYQTPVFSSSSLRFTAGAQLTRAGKFGGIMGADAFSPCSLEPTHPDLYWYGIHGVEILFTAMGTGCQTVSRTSTEEFDLAVGTWTGGRVGTFRGIRGAKTAYGLSIFSKTTSRSVDLNNPEGKPVDPKVRPKSLYFPLLAEIARFFKTGTPPVTEAETLEIYAFMSAADESKKQGGKPVAIADVMAKARAEAAEIVKAKLK, encoded by the coding sequence CTGTCGCTGGGACCGCAGTTCGCGGCTGATCTCAAGTTCCCCGAGGAAGAGGGCGCCTTCAAGAAGGTGGGGATCATCGGCCTGGATACGTCGCACAGCGTCGCGTTCTCGAAGGAGTTCAACTCGGTCATTCTTCCGAACCCGAAAGACCCCACCGCTCCGAAGACCCCGACGTTTGCTCCCCAGGCAAAAGAGCTTCAGGGTTTCCGTGTCACGGCGGCCTACCCCAAGGGAAGCAACGACATCGAGGGCTCGGTCAGTCGCGTGCCGGGCTACACGAAGGATGTGCTGGCCCAGAATGTGAAGATCGTCAACTCGATCGAGGAGTTACTGAAGGACGTCGACTACGTGCTGCTGGAATCGAACGACGGCCGGCCGCACCTCGAACAGATCCTGCCGGTGCTGAAGGCCCGCAAGCCGGTCTTCGTCGACAAGCCGATCGCCGGCAGTCTGGCGGACGCCATCGCCATCTATGAGCTCGCCCGGCACTATCAGACGCCCGTGTTCAGCTCGTCGTCGCTGCGATTTACGGCGGGCGCCCAGCTCACCCGCGCCGGCAAGTTCGGCGGAATCATGGGAGCCGACGCCTTCAGCCCCTGCTCCCTCGAGCCCACGCACCCGGACCTCTACTGGTACGGGATTCACGGAGTGGAAATCCTGTTCACCGCGATGGGGACGGGATGCCAGACGGTCAGCCGCACGTCGACCGAGGAGTTCGACCTCGCCGTCGGAACCTGGACCGGCGGCCGCGTCGGAACGTTCCGCGGCATTCGCGGCGCCAAGACGGCCTACGGCCTGAGCATTTTTTCGAAAACGACGAGCCGCTCGGTCGATCTGAACAATCCCGAGGGAAAGCCGGTTGATCCCAAGGTTCGCCCCAAGTCGCTGTACTTCCCGCTTCTCGCGGAGATCGCCCGGTTCTTCAAGACCGGCACTCCTCCCGTGACGGAAGCCGAGACTCTCGAGATCTATGCCTTCATGTCCGCTGCGGACGAAAGCAAGAAGCAGGGTGGAAAACCGGTCGCGATCGCGGACGTCATGGCCAAGGCCAGGGCCGAGGCGGCCGAGATCGTGAAGGCGAAATTGAAGTAA